A window of Hevea brasiliensis isolate MT/VB/25A 57/8 chromosome 14, ASM3005281v1, whole genome shotgun sequence contains these coding sequences:
- the LOC131172582 gene encoding uncharacterized protein LOC131172582, translated as MRRGYFLKNPIAFVCVMVSVCCLFVIMISFLRLPVPEASLGNRVIKPYKNANSRKVLKDEGIGKLGDMMIEMSPEELAFTVFIPSEKAFERDLRLQVNDSSLTEKRTNTYAVVSPLLGFSAIPRALFSDMVSSSKEIVYDSLSGFTLYTSKDVDGMLEVNRVRSERVDRRRGQIIVHIMDGVIVDAEFKQSLQPAENEED; from the coding sequence ATGAGGCGAGGCTATTTTTTGAAGAACCCAATTGCCTTTGTTTGTGTGATGGTTTCTGTTTGCTGCTTGTTCGTAATCATGATTTCATTTCTTAGACTCCCTGTCCCTGAGGCTTCACTAGGAAATAGAGTAATCAAGCCTTATAAGAATGCTAATAGCAGGAAGGTTTTGAAGGATGAAGGGATAGGAAAGTTAGGTGACATGATGATTGAAATGTCGCCAGAAGAACTTGCTTTTACAGTCTTCATACCTTCGGAGAAAGCTTTCGAGCGAGATTTGAGGCTACAGGTGAATGATAGTTCGCTAACAGAGAAGAGAACCAATACATATGCAGTGGTTTCTCCACTATTGGGTTTCTCAGCTATTCCTCGAGCCCTCTTTTCTGATATGGTATCCTCTAGTAAAGAGATCGTTTATGATTCATTATCTGGGTTTACATTATACACTTCCAAGGATGTAGATGGAATGCTGGAAGTTAATAGAGTTCGATCAGAAAGAGTTGATCGTAGGAGAGGCCAGATCATTGTACATATCATGGATGGGGTAATTGTGGATGCTGAGTTTAAGCAATCACTTCAACCAGCTGAAAATGAAGAAGATTAA
- the LOC110640949 gene encoding formin-like protein 3 produces MASSRPPTAKLLDLDLTIVSAKHLKNVNWKNGDLKAYAVFWLDPDRRLSTKSDDSGSTKPVWNERFTLPLPLPLQESYLTLDIFHSKPSETPKPLVGTLRVPLKELPYPDDLARIRTFELTRPSGRPQGKIRVKLGLRERPLPPPPPPPAGFDYHHIIPSQNYYYNTAPMPSPPAPRDYRFGPTIPSPPSSSPAPPLSPYSSYHDGYPPYYSGYYSSAPPPPRPIFDRTGSYGGPSAPVDYSAYDQRQKGGKMGFGTGLAVGAVAGTLGGLALDEGLKYEEEKIADRVENDLAGRDDYSDYRVDY; encoded by the coding sequence ATGGCCTCCTCTCGCCCGCCAACGGCGAAGCTTCTCGATCTCGATCTAACCATAGTTTCCGCCAAGCACCTCAAGAACGTCAACTGGAAAAACGGCGACCTCAAGGCCTACGCCGTCTTCTGGCTGGATCCCGATCGGAGGCTCTCTACCAAGTCCGATGACTCCGGTTCTACCAAACCCGTTTGGAACGAGCGCTTCACGCTTCCTCTCCCTCTTCCTCTACAGGAATCTTATCTTACCCTCGATATCTTCCACTCCAAGCCCAGCGAAACCCCCAAACCCCTTGTCGGCACCCTCCGGGTACCGTTAAAGGAACTTCCCTACCCGGATGACTTGGCCCGGATTCGAACTTTTGAGCTGACCCGCCCATCTGGTCGGCCTCAAGGGAAGATCAGGGTAAAGCTCGGTTTACGCGAACGGCCTTTGCCACCCCCTCCTCCGCCTCCGGCAGGTTTTGATTACCACCATATTATCCCTTCACAAAACTATTATTACAACACTGCCCCTATGCCTTCCCCTCCTGCGCCGCGTGATTACAGGTTCGGGCCGACAATACCGTCGCCTCCCTCGTCCTCACCCGCACCCCCGCTTTCTCCATACTCATCTTATCACGATGGTTATCCTCCTTATTATTCGGGATATTACTCCTCGGCCCCACCCCCGCCAAGACCCATCTTTGATCGGACTGGCAGTTACGGTGGGCCTTCTGCGCCGGTTGATTATTCAGCGTATGATCAGAGACAGAAAGGAGGGAAGATGGGGTTTGGTACAGGATTGGCTGTGGGCGCGGTTGCTGGGACTCTAGGTGGACTAGCATTGGACGAAGGATTGAAATATGAAGAGGAGAAGATCGCAGACAGGGTCGAGAATGACCTCGCTGGGCGTGATGATTATAGTGATTATCGCGTGGATTATTGA